A section of the Kribbella voronezhensis genome encodes:
- a CDS encoding GlcG/HbpS family heme-binding protein translates to MLLTLDEARAVSDRVREHAAAVGATVTIAIVDSGGHLQVLDRMDGASPMSARVAPAKASSVALFRRDDSDLIGLQQAYPAVFAQIVDVAGTPIVAGRAARLIRRGDVVVGAIAIAGGTLAQDDECADVAVGSLSPSASA, encoded by the coding sequence ATGTTGCTCACTTTGGACGAAGCTCGGGCCGTCAGCGATCGCGTGCGCGAGCACGCTGCGGCCGTCGGCGCGACGGTCACGATCGCAATCGTCGACAGCGGCGGGCACCTACAAGTTCTGGACCGCATGGACGGCGCGTCTCCCATGTCGGCCCGTGTCGCCCCGGCGAAAGCATCCAGCGTTGCGCTGTTTCGTCGCGACGACAGTGACCTGATCGGCCTCCAGCAGGCATACCCGGCGGTGTTCGCGCAGATAGTTGACGTCGCGGGAACACCCATCGTGGCCGGCAGGGCCGCTCGACTGATCCGGCGCGGCGATGTCGTCGTCGGTGCGATCGCGATCGCCGGTGGGACGCTCGCACAGGATGACGAGTGCGCCGATGTCGCCGTCGGCTCCCTGTCGCCCTCCGCGTCAGCGTAG
- a CDS encoding MarR family winged helix-turn-helix transcriptional regulator, producing MKEAPARLRRKPSWLINRASARAHRLIKETMDAAGGHAYHFAILAALDEFGPDSQVQIGQRCGIDQSDMHTMLNELAEQGHVARTPDPADRRRNLITLTPAGRRRLEDLDTKVTAVQDDILDALSATERDTLTALLTRTLG from the coding sequence ATGAAAGAAGCACCGGCCCGTCTGCGCCGCAAACCCAGCTGGCTGATCAACAGGGCTTCCGCTCGGGCGCATCGACTCATCAAGGAAACGATGGACGCTGCCGGTGGGCACGCCTACCACTTCGCGATCCTCGCCGCGCTGGACGAGTTCGGCCCGGACAGCCAGGTCCAGATCGGCCAACGATGCGGAATCGACCAGAGTGACATGCACACGATGCTCAATGAGCTGGCAGAACAAGGCCACGTCGCGCGCACCCCAGACCCCGCCGACCGCCGCCGCAACCTGATCACCCTGACCCCCGCCGGGCGACGACGGCTCGAAGACCTGGATACAAAAGTCACCGCAGTTCAAGACGACATCTTGGACGCCCTGTCGGCCACCGAGCGCGACACCCTCACCGCCCTACTCACCCGCACCCTCGGCTAG
- a CDS encoding acyl-CoA dehydrogenase family protein, whose amino-acid sequence MTESPALSADVMALAGELAAERSKPGWSTFSLALNDEQKEIQAWAHDFAASVIRPAASEWDERESTPWPVIQEAAKIGLYGLDANVNLFIDPSGLLMPLVHEELFWGDAGIGMSLMGTGLASSAIFSNGTPEQWSQWLPRCYGTPDDVVVAAFCSSEPGAGSDVSAIRTRATYDEKTDEWVINGQKAWATNGGIADIHVVVATVDPSLGTKGQAAFVVPRTEVTGLEQGTKLRKHGLRASHTADVFFDNVRIPAANVLGGKEKLDARLAAARAPKDGNRARNASMATFEMTRHLVGAQAIGIARAAYEVALDYAKGREQFGRPIIDNQGIAFKLADMALEIDAARLLVWRAANMSAALMRGETPDYRNGEGSMAKLKAGEVAVKVTEEAIQILGGNGYTREYPVERMHRDAKIYTIFEGTSEIQRLVISRAISGMRIR is encoded by the coding sequence ATGACCGAGTCTCCCGCACTGTCGGCCGATGTGATGGCCCTGGCCGGCGAGCTCGCCGCCGAGCGGTCCAAGCCGGGCTGGAGCACCTTCTCCCTCGCCCTGAACGACGAGCAGAAGGAGATCCAGGCCTGGGCGCACGACTTCGCCGCCTCGGTGATCCGCCCGGCCGCGTCGGAGTGGGACGAGCGCGAGAGCACGCCCTGGCCGGTGATCCAGGAAGCCGCGAAGATCGGCCTGTACGGGCTCGACGCCAACGTCAACCTCTTCATCGACCCGTCCGGCCTGCTGATGCCGCTCGTCCACGAGGAGCTGTTCTGGGGCGACGCCGGCATCGGCATGTCCCTGATGGGCACCGGTCTGGCCAGCTCGGCGATCTTCTCCAACGGCACTCCCGAGCAGTGGAGCCAGTGGCTTCCCCGCTGCTACGGCACGCCGGACGACGTGGTGGTGGCCGCCTTCTGCTCCTCCGAGCCGGGCGCCGGCTCCGACGTCTCGGCGATCCGCACGCGGGCGACGTACGACGAGAAGACCGACGAGTGGGTGATCAACGGCCAGAAGGCGTGGGCCACGAACGGCGGCATCGCCGACATCCACGTCGTCGTCGCCACGGTCGATCCTTCGCTGGGGACCAAGGGGCAGGCGGCTTTCGTCGTACCGCGTACCGAGGTGACCGGACTCGAGCAGGGGACCAAGCTGCGGAAGCACGGTCTGCGGGCTTCGCACACGGCGGACGTCTTCTTCGACAACGTCCGGATTCCGGCGGCGAATGTCCTTGGCGGCAAGGAGAAACTGGACGCCCGACTCGCTGCCGCCCGTGCACCGAAGGACGGCAACCGCGCGCGCAATGCCTCGATGGCGACCTTCGAGATGACCCGGCACCTGGTCGGCGCCCAGGCGATCGGGATCGCGCGAGCGGCGTACGAGGTCGCGTTGGACTACGCCAAGGGCCGCGAGCAGTTCGGCCGCCCGATCATCGACAACCAGGGGATCGCCTTCAAACTCGCCGACATGGCACTGGAGATCGACGCCGCGCGCCTGCTGGTCTGGCGGGCCGCCAACATGTCGGCCGCCCTGATGCGCGGCGAGACCCCCGACTACCGCAACGGCGAAGGCTCGATGGCGAAACTCAAGGCCGGCGAGGTCGCCGTCAAGGTCACCGAAGAAGCCATCCAAATCCTCGGCGGCAACGGCTACACCCGCGAGTACCCGGTCGAACGCATGCACCGAGACGCCAAGATCTACACCATCTTCGAAGGCACCTCAGAAATCCAGCGGTTGGTCATCTCGCGCGCAATCTCCGGGATGCGCATCAGGTAA
- a CDS encoding TetR/AcrR family transcriptional regulator, protein MSSALLAIGRRRTTAERRRDREREIIQATRELFDERGTIDAQIDDIAKRVGINKALIYRHFAGKEELFALTLVDYLGELDKRLIEVDAPRRAPLNRLRALSEVFVDYCLEYPAFADCAMSLLRRTGEELFGEITEPVMTKLGTAMASALDRISVILKAGQRVGAFAAADTDYLANHLYTQTLGAMHMARMGLIVSRETPDAGVVHPVVHQANIETVRTTAITATLATAVGLDALTAKAPPAKSSVAKTAISKASAAKPSPAEAPPTRAEAASKTSARSTSTRRSTSRKAGEKP, encoded by the coding sequence ATGAGCTCCGCGCTGCTGGCGATCGGGCGCCGCCGGACCACGGCGGAGCGTCGGCGCGACCGCGAGCGCGAGATCATCCAGGCCACCCGCGAGCTGTTCGACGAGCGCGGCACCATCGACGCGCAGATCGACGACATCGCCAAGCGGGTCGGCATCAACAAGGCGCTGATCTACCGGCACTTCGCCGGCAAGGAGGAGCTTTTCGCGCTCACCCTGGTCGACTATCTCGGCGAGCTCGACAAACGGCTCATCGAGGTCGATGCTCCGAGGCGCGCGCCGCTCAACCGTTTGCGTGCCCTCAGCGAGGTGTTCGTCGACTACTGCCTGGAGTATCCGGCCTTCGCCGACTGCGCGATGAGCCTGCTCCGGCGGACCGGTGAGGAACTGTTCGGCGAGATCACCGAGCCGGTGATGACGAAACTCGGTACTGCGATGGCAAGTGCCCTGGATCGCATCTCGGTCATCCTGAAAGCTGGGCAACGGGTTGGCGCCTTCGCCGCGGCGGACACCGACTACCTGGCCAACCATCTCTACACGCAGACGCTCGGCGCGATGCACATGGCGCGGATGGGTCTGATCGTGTCGCGCGAGACCCCCGACGCGGGCGTCGTGCACCCGGTCGTGCACCAGGCAAACATCGAAACAGTCCGTACGACGGCGATCACCGCCACCCTCGCCACCGCCGTCGGCCTCGACGCCTTGACCGCAAAGGCACCGCCCGCGAAGTCGTCGGTCGCGAAGACAGCCATCTCCAAAGCCTCCGCCGCGAAGCCCTCCCCCGCCGAAGCACCCCCGACCAGGGCTGAAGCGGCATCGAAGACTTCCGCCCGTTCGACCAGCACCCGGCGCTCCACTTCACGCAAAGCAGGAGAGAAACCGTGA
- a CDS encoding acetyl-CoA C-acetyltransferase → MTETRKVAVVAGNRIPFARQDKTYRHASNSDMLTAALNGLVDRTGLGGQELGEVVAGAVLKHARDWNMVREVVLGSKLAPTTPAYDLQQACGTGLEAAILVGNKIALGQIDAGIAGGVDTASDAPIAVNDQLRNILLDLNRAKSFQDRLKVLARVRPKDVVPEIPRNAEPRTGKSMGDHAALTALEWGITREAQDELAYRSHINLAASYDRGFQQDLITPYLGLEKDQNLRPDTTLEKLAKLKTVYGKGETATMTAGNSTPLTDGASAVLLSTDEWAAERGLTPLAYLTHSQTAAVDYVKGAEGLLMAPAYAVPRMLARAGLTLQDFDYYEIHEAFASQVLATLKAWEDPIFCKERLGLDAPLGEIDRDKLNVNGSSLAAGHPFAATGGRIVAALAKQLHENGGGRGLISICAAGGQGVVAILEGNNR, encoded by the coding sequence GTGACCGAGACCCGCAAGGTGGCCGTTGTCGCCGGCAACCGGATTCCGTTCGCCCGGCAGGACAAGACCTACCGGCACGCCTCCAACTCCGACATGCTCACCGCCGCTCTCAACGGCCTGGTCGACCGGACCGGACTGGGCGGTCAGGAGCTCGGCGAGGTAGTCGCCGGCGCGGTGCTCAAGCACGCCCGCGACTGGAACATGGTCCGCGAGGTCGTCCTCGGCTCCAAGCTCGCGCCCACCACCCCGGCCTACGATCTCCAGCAGGCCTGCGGCACCGGCCTCGAGGCGGCGATCCTGGTGGGCAACAAGATCGCGCTCGGCCAGATCGACGCCGGTATCGCCGGTGGTGTCGACACCGCGAGCGACGCGCCGATCGCCGTCAACGACCAACTCCGCAACATCCTGCTCGACCTGAACCGCGCGAAGTCGTTCCAGGACCGGCTCAAGGTGCTCGCCCGGGTCCGCCCGAAGGACGTCGTACCGGAGATTCCGCGCAATGCCGAGCCGCGCACCGGCAAGTCGATGGGTGATCACGCCGCCTTGACCGCACTCGAGTGGGGTATCACCCGCGAGGCGCAGGACGAGCTCGCCTATCGATCGCACATCAACCTCGCGGCGTCGTACGACCGCGGTTTCCAGCAGGACCTGATCACGCCGTACCTCGGGCTCGAGAAGGACCAGAACCTCCGGCCCGACACCACGCTGGAGAAGCTGGCGAAGCTCAAAACCGTTTACGGCAAGGGCGAAACCGCGACGATGACCGCGGGCAACTCCACTCCCCTGACCGACGGCGCGTCGGCGGTGCTGCTGTCCACCGACGAGTGGGCCGCCGAGCGAGGACTCACGCCGCTGGCCTACCTGACCCACTCCCAGACGGCCGCCGTCGACTACGTGAAGGGCGCCGAGGGGCTGCTGATGGCTCCCGCGTACGCCGTACCGCGGATGCTCGCGCGCGCCGGCCTGACCCTGCAGGACTTCGACTACTACGAGATCCACGAGGCGTTCGCGTCGCAGGTGCTGGCCACGTTGAAGGCCTGGGAGGACCCGATCTTCTGCAAGGAACGCCTCGGCCTGGACGCGCCGCTGGGCGAGATCGACCGCGACAAGCTCAACGTCAACGGCAGCTCACTGGCCGCCGGGCACCCGTTCGCCGCGACCGGCGGCCGGATCGTCGCCGCGCTGGCCAAGCAGTTGCACGAGAACGGCGGTGGGCGCGGACTGATCTCGATCTGCGCCGCCGGCGGTCAAGGCGTGGTCGCCATCCTGGAGGGGAACAACCGATGA
- a CDS encoding 3-oxoacyl-ACP reductase, which yields MTDRYQTFTRTPLGKALVKNLGLPDPTPLPRWTDGSAVIDGPVVFGASAETDTGKAIQALLRDIGASFSTAAEGVASSELRPKALVFDATGISSTAELTSLQRFFSPVIRQLGTAGRVIVVGRTPELATSPEQQIAQRAIEGFTRSLGKEVKRGATVNLVYVAPDAHDQLDSTLRFFLSPKSAYVSGQVVRVGTGPLVGNDPSAPLAGKVALVTGAARGIGAAIAETLARDGAKVIGVDVPQNANDLRHVMSAIGGSELLLDVTAIDAPQRIAAQAQEQGGLDIVVHNAGITRDKRLANMRTDVWDAVLDVNLRAPERITDHLVSSGALHDGGSVIGVSSIAGIAGNNGQTNYATSKAGVIGLVQTLAPRLAERQIRINAVAPGFIETEMTARIPFAIREVGRRLNSLQQGGLPIDVAETIAWFADPASAGVTGNVVRVCGQSLLGA from the coding sequence ATGACCGATCGCTACCAGACCTTCACCCGTACGCCGCTCGGCAAGGCGCTGGTGAAGAACCTCGGCCTGCCGGACCCGACCCCACTCCCGCGCTGGACCGACGGCTCGGCCGTGATCGACGGCCCGGTCGTCTTCGGCGCCTCCGCGGAAACCGATACAGGCAAGGCGATCCAGGCCCTGCTGCGCGACATCGGGGCGTCCTTCAGTACGGCGGCCGAAGGCGTCGCGTCGAGCGAATTGCGCCCGAAGGCACTCGTGTTCGACGCGACCGGGATCTCCTCCACCGCCGAGCTCACGAGTCTGCAGCGGTTCTTCTCCCCCGTCATCCGGCAACTCGGTACGGCGGGGCGCGTGATCGTCGTCGGCCGCACACCCGAGCTCGCCACGAGCCCGGAGCAGCAGATCGCTCAGCGTGCGATCGAAGGCTTCACCCGGTCGCTGGGCAAGGAGGTGAAGCGCGGAGCCACGGTCAACCTGGTGTACGTCGCACCTGACGCCCACGACCAACTCGATTCGACCCTGCGTTTCTTCCTGTCGCCCAAGTCGGCGTACGTGAGCGGTCAGGTCGTCCGCGTCGGCACCGGTCCGCTCGTCGGCAACGACCCGAGCGCGCCACTGGCCGGCAAGGTCGCGCTGGTGACCGGGGCCGCCCGGGGCATCGGTGCCGCGATCGCCGAGACGCTGGCCCGCGACGGCGCGAAGGTGATCGGCGTCGACGTACCGCAGAACGCGAACGACCTCCGTCACGTGATGTCCGCGATCGGCGGCAGCGAACTGCTCCTCGACGTGACCGCGATCGACGCACCACAACGGATCGCCGCGCAGGCCCAGGAGCAGGGCGGCCTGGACATCGTCGTTCACAACGCGGGCATCACCCGCGACAAGCGGCTCGCGAACATGCGCACCGACGTGTGGGACGCCGTGCTCGACGTGAACCTCCGCGCACCCGAGCGGATCACCGACCACCTCGTCTCCTCCGGCGCACTGCACGACGGTGGTTCGGTCATCGGGGTCTCGTCGATCGCCGGGATCGCGGGCAACAACGGGCAGACCAACTACGCCACCTCCAAGGCCGGCGTGATCGGCCTGGTGCAGACCCTCGCGCCGCGGCTCGCCGAGCGGCAGATCCGGATCAACGCCGTCGCGCCCGGCTTCATCGAGACCGAGATGACCGCGAGGATCCCGTTCGCGATCCGCGAGGTCGGTCGCCGGCTGAACTCCCTGCAGCAAGGCGGTCTGCCGATCGATGTGGCCGAGACGATCGCGTGGTTCGCCGATCCGGCCTCGGCCGGCGTCACCGGCAACGTGGTCCGCGTCTGCGGCCAGAGTCTGCTCGGAGCCTGA
- a CDS encoding MaoC family dehydratase yields MPTRRYDDSPGFGSLYARTVKATLRKAEYEPDTDGLVLELPRTLVDQDHLTAYREVTGFSAGPALPVTYPHVLAFPLHLDLMSDPSFPYKPMGIVHLSNTITQLKPIPMHAELSIHVHSSPERPHPKGTVFDILSSVSVEDEVVWTDSTTLLSRSAGTPSAHTDLLPDPELDATAFWDLRANLGRRYAAASGDRNPIHLWKLSAQAFGFPRQIAHGMWAKAAALASIQRTTPLPDAFTVRVDFRKPLLLPAHVQFAHHLTGTTRNFALYNEDHTTTHLIGQLLPR; encoded by the coding sequence ATGCCGACCCGCCGGTACGACGATTCGCCCGGATTCGGGTCGCTCTACGCCCGGACGGTGAAGGCGACGCTCCGCAAGGCGGAGTACGAGCCCGACACGGACGGCCTGGTACTCGAACTCCCGCGCACCCTGGTCGACCAGGACCACCTCACGGCGTACCGGGAGGTGACCGGGTTCAGCGCGGGTCCGGCCCTGCCGGTCACGTATCCGCATGTGCTCGCGTTCCCGCTGCACCTGGATCTCATGTCGGACCCGTCGTTCCCGTACAAGCCGATGGGGATCGTGCACCTGTCCAACACGATCACTCAGCTCAAGCCGATCCCGATGCACGCCGAACTGTCGATCCACGTGCACAGCAGCCCGGAACGCCCGCATCCCAAGGGGACCGTGTTCGACATCCTGAGCTCGGTCAGCGTCGAGGACGAGGTGGTGTGGACGGACTCGACCACCCTGCTCAGCCGATCCGCCGGTACGCCGTCCGCGCACACCGACCTGCTACCCGACCCCGAACTGGACGCCACCGCGTTCTGGGACCTTCGCGCGAACCTGGGCCGCCGGTACGCCGCGGCCTCGGGCGACCGCAATCCCATCCACCTGTGGAAGCTGTCCGCCCAGGCCTTCGGATTCCCCCGCCAGATCGCCCACGGCATGTGGGCCAAGGCCGCCGCCCTCGCCTCCATCCAACGCACCACCCCCCTCCCCGACGCCTTCACCGTCCGCGTCGACTTCCGCAAACCCCTCCTTCTCCCCGCCCACGTCCAGTTCGCCCACCACCTCACCGGCACCACCCGAAACTTCGCCCTCTACAACGAAGACCACACCACCACCCACCTGATCGGCCAACTACTCCCCCGCTGA
- a CDS encoding helix-turn-helix transcriptional regulator has product MGDGARIVGRDREIEQLQAALTAARNGTANAIFLIGEPGIGKTRLATEAINRAVEAGMVAVRGRASTIGPIVPYRPLIEAVQALSRAGNLPELSSLGTYGGVLGRLVPSPSNATGSTVGSSVVVAEALIRLLTVVGDRRGCLFVLDDLHDADAETLAIVEYMLDNLGPAPVVLLLACRAEACAAMDLAVNAGQRRTATVLEPEALTREQIHLLASHRLDVHPDDVPAWLLDRLSADSAGNPFVVEELVFALGRQSLEEPASLAVPVNVARSVARRADRLGRNGRNILTTAAVIGHRFALPLLRQAAGATDDEILEIVEAGVASQLVRPDGPTADWYAFRHPLTAEALISELSPSERAGSSRQVADAIASLYPELPGEWCARSAELREYAGEPTTASRLYAEAGRRALAAGAVKSAVTLLVRADLDPNGDLEYRADLLGDLLLAVAESGDFSRIPSLEKMLEELTAAGLSPARRAVLHAKFANAAHIAGDQARALEQIVSARALLGPNPAAAESAQVDVISAYIELGRPNPERLQVAAELAGRAAKAGEDASLPIVTCDALQLVGYLTRDRDDDRANQLFQEAREIAIRNELPIFRVYSEVFLSRSLCLRTGQTSELEEARQSALHIGALPLAYEAAYLLALQRVQRCEFADARRELDESLTTAIRLRLGRTVPFLRLGQAISAAHQGNRTEMEKALDLLTVEDQLIAGVRPSTFGLARAVCSLLEEDSDRASQELAQAIALDLENPTMLDFGKNGLILLLGVLEGLNGWEHYSAVAERSASRTRWNTQFTQFAHAVLLGRDGDVEGASRAAAAALEAAEIYPLGRHLALRLVIQAAYDDGWGEPVVWAREAEEYFQANHIVAVASACRGLLRSMGAPVRQRRTGDEAVPPDLRKLGVTVRELEVGRLLAQRIPNKAIAKRLHISPRTVEKHVANLLTKTGQHDRDAFASFAQDSFS; this is encoded by the coding sequence ATGGGTGACGGGGCGCGGATCGTAGGGCGGGACAGGGAGATCGAACAGCTGCAGGCCGCCTTGACCGCTGCCCGCAACGGCACCGCCAACGCCATCTTCTTGATCGGCGAGCCTGGGATCGGCAAGACCAGGCTCGCCACGGAGGCCATCAATCGAGCGGTCGAGGCGGGGATGGTCGCGGTTCGCGGCCGGGCAAGCACCATCGGACCGATCGTCCCTTACCGCCCGTTGATCGAGGCTGTCCAAGCCCTCTCCCGCGCCGGCAACCTGCCGGAGTTGAGTTCGCTCGGCACCTACGGCGGCGTTCTTGGTCGGCTGGTCCCGAGCCCATCCAACGCGACCGGCTCCACGGTCGGATCCTCAGTGGTTGTCGCCGAGGCATTGATTCGGCTGCTAACGGTCGTCGGAGACCGGCGAGGTTGCCTGTTCGTCCTCGACGATCTGCACGATGCCGACGCAGAGACCCTGGCAATCGTTGAATACATGCTCGACAATCTCGGCCCCGCGCCGGTCGTCCTGCTTCTGGCTTGCAGAGCAGAGGCGTGTGCTGCAATGGATCTGGCCGTCAATGCAGGTCAGCGGCGCACGGCGACCGTCCTCGAACCAGAAGCGTTGACGCGGGAGCAGATTCACCTGCTCGCGTCACATCGGCTGGACGTCCATCCCGACGACGTCCCCGCCTGGCTGCTCGACCGGCTGAGTGCCGACAGCGCCGGCAATCCGTTCGTGGTCGAGGAACTGGTCTTCGCACTCGGTCGCCAGAGCCTTGAGGAACCCGCCAGCCTCGCGGTACCGGTCAATGTCGCTCGTAGTGTCGCCCGCCGCGCCGATCGGCTGGGACGGAACGGGCGGAACATCCTGACTACCGCCGCGGTAATTGGTCACCGGTTCGCATTGCCGCTACTACGTCAGGCGGCCGGCGCAACCGACGACGAGATCCTGGAAATAGTGGAAGCCGGCGTCGCCTCTCAGCTCGTGCGTCCTGACGGCCCGACGGCGGACTGGTATGCGTTCCGGCACCCGTTGACGGCCGAGGCACTGATCAGCGAGCTCAGTCCTAGCGAACGTGCTGGGTCCTCCAGGCAAGTTGCTGATGCCATCGCGTCTCTCTATCCAGAACTTCCGGGGGAATGGTGCGCCCGCTCCGCCGAACTGCGCGAATACGCAGGCGAACCCACAACCGCCTCCCGCCTGTACGCCGAGGCGGGCCGCCGGGCGCTGGCTGCCGGAGCGGTCAAATCTGCCGTCACCTTGCTCGTCCGTGCCGATCTGGACCCGAACGGCGACCTCGAATACCGGGCCGATCTGCTCGGAGATCTCCTGCTCGCCGTGGCAGAGTCCGGCGATTTCAGCCGCATCCCCTCGCTCGAGAAGATGCTCGAGGAACTCACGGCGGCCGGTCTCTCACCCGCCCGCCGAGCCGTCCTGCACGCCAAGTTCGCGAACGCAGCGCACATCGCGGGTGACCAGGCTCGTGCTCTGGAGCAGATTGTGAGTGCTCGGGCGCTGCTTGGACCGAATCCGGCAGCGGCGGAGTCTGCTCAGGTCGACGTGATCAGTGCCTACATCGAGTTGGGTCGCCCGAATCCCGAGCGGCTACAGGTCGCTGCAGAGTTGGCCGGGCGCGCTGCGAAGGCAGGAGAGGACGCCAGCCTACCGATCGTCACCTGCGATGCCCTCCAACTGGTCGGCTACCTCACTCGTGACCGCGACGATGACCGAGCCAACCAGCTCTTCCAAGAAGCACGTGAAATTGCCATCCGCAACGAGTTGCCGATCTTCCGTGTCTATTCCGAGGTCTTCCTCTCCCGCTCCTTGTGCCTGCGGACGGGCCAGACCTCCGAACTGGAGGAGGCGCGTCAGAGTGCACTGCATATCGGAGCTCTGCCGCTGGCCTACGAGGCCGCTTATCTACTGGCACTCCAGCGGGTGCAACGCTGTGAATTTGCCGACGCCCGGCGGGAGCTCGACGAGAGTCTCACCACCGCGATCCGGCTACGGCTCGGCCGCACCGTGCCCTTTCTCCGCCTCGGCCAGGCCATCAGTGCCGCTCACCAGGGCAACCGTACTGAAATGGAAAAAGCTCTTGATCTACTGACCGTCGAAGATCAGTTGATAGCAGGCGTCCGGCCGTCGACCTTCGGACTCGCCCGCGCGGTCTGCTCGCTCCTCGAGGAGGACTCCGACCGGGCGAGCCAAGAACTCGCCCAGGCGATCGCGCTCGATCTCGAGAATCCCACCATGCTCGACTTCGGGAAGAACGGCCTGATCTTGTTGCTGGGGGTGCTCGAAGGGCTCAACGGATGGGAGCATTATTCGGCTGTTGCTGAGCGGAGTGCCAGTCGGACTCGGTGGAATACGCAGTTCACGCAGTTTGCGCATGCGGTGTTGCTGGGGCGGGACGGGGATGTCGAGGGGGCGTCCCGGGCGGCGGCGGCGGCGTTGGAGGCGGCGGAGATCTATCCGTTGGGGCGGCATTTGGCGTTGCGGTTGGTGATTCAGGCGGCGTACGACGATGGGTGGGGTGAGCCGGTGGTGTGGGCTCGGGAGGCTGAGGAGTACTTCCAGGCGAATCACATCGTGGCGGTGGCGAGCGCTTGTCGGGGGTTGTTGCGGAGTATGGGAGCGCCGGTGCGGCAGCGGCGTACGGGGGACGAGGCGGTGCCGCCGGATTTGCGGAAGCTCGGCGTGACCGTGCGGGAGTTGGAGGTCGGGCGGTTGCTGGCTCAGCGGATTCCGAACAAGGCGATTGCCAAGCGGTTGCACATTTCGCCGCGGACGGTGGAGAAGCACGTCGCGAATCTGTTGACCAAGACGGGTCAGCATGATCGCGACGCGTTCGCCTCCTTCGCTCAGGACAGTTTCAGCTGA
- the thrS gene encoding threonine--tRNA ligase — protein sequence MYDHRKLGRELGLFDSDPLIGAGLPYWLPAGAAIRQSLERYIADVERRAGYQQVYSPVLGKRELYEISGHWAKYSDDMYPPMDIGEEQLVLRPSLCPHHALMYRSRSHSYRELPLRMSEIGGMYRSERSGVLGGLSRVRAIQLNDGHIFCRLDQVAGEASAALELINQAYRDMGIKASRYLLSLPSEDARFGSPDSKYVGDADSWARSAALLRDVLDNAGIDYEESPGDAAFYGPKIDIQIEDSAGRESSLSTIQIDFHQPERFDLDYIGADGNKHRPVMVHRSIIGSIERAVAHLVEVHGPAFPSWLAPVQLVVLPISSAEEKAAADVLRQAVAQGIRAELAYADEGSLSARIRENRHAPYLAILGPREAAAHHLAIRERSGDKLAAAPVKEVLDRIAAEVSIS from the coding sequence ATGTACGACCACCGCAAACTGGGCCGCGAACTCGGCCTGTTCGACTCCGACCCGCTGATCGGCGCGGGTCTGCCCTACTGGCTCCCGGCCGGTGCCGCCATCCGCCAGTCGCTCGAGCGCTACATCGCCGATGTGGAACGAAGAGCCGGCTATCAGCAGGTCTACTCACCGGTGCTCGGCAAGCGCGAGCTCTACGAGATCTCGGGCCACTGGGCGAAGTACAGCGACGACATGTACCCACCGATGGACATCGGCGAGGAGCAACTCGTACTACGGCCGAGCCTGTGCCCGCATCACGCGCTGATGTACCGATCCCGGTCGCACAGCTACCGGGAACTGCCGCTGCGAATGTCGGAGATCGGCGGGATGTACCGGTCCGAGCGGTCCGGCGTACTGGGTGGGCTCTCGCGGGTGCGCGCGATCCAGCTGAACGACGGGCACATCTTCTGCCGGCTGGACCAGGTGGCGGGGGAGGCGAGCGCGGCGCTCGAACTGATCAACCAGGCCTATCGCGACATGGGGATCAAGGCCTCGCGGTACCTGCTGTCGTTGCCGTCGGAGGATGCGCGCTTCGGTTCCCCGGACAGCAAGTACGTCGGGGATGCCGACAGCTGGGCACGCTCGGCAGCGCTGCTGCGCGACGTACTGGACAACGCAGGGATCGACTACGAGGAGTCGCCTGGCGACGCGGCCTTCTACGGCCCGAAGATCGACATCCAGATCGAGGACTCGGCCGGCCGCGAGTCGTCGCTGTCGACCATCCAGATCGACTTCCACCAGCCGGAACGGTTCGACCTCGACTACATCGGTGCCGACGGCAACAAACACCGCCCGGTGATGGTGCACCGGTCCATCATCGGCAGCATCGAACGAGCCGTGGCCCACCTGGTCGAAGTCCACGGCCCCGCTTTCCCCTCCTGGCTGGCCCCCGTCCAACTCGTCGTCCTCCCCATCTCCTCCGCCGAGGAGAAGGCCGCGGCCGACGTACTACGCCAAGCCGTCGCCCAGGGCATCCGCGCCGAGCTCGCGTACGCCGACGAGGGCAGCCTCAGCGCCCGCATCCGCGAAAACCGCCATGCCCCCTACCTGGCCATCCTCGGCCCTCGCGAAGCCGCCGCCCACCACCTGGCCATCCGCGAACGCTCCGGCGACAAACTCGCCGCGGCTCCCGTCAAGGAGGTGTTGGACCGCATCGCGGCAGAGGTCTCGATCAGCTGA